The Methanobrevibacter wolinii SH genome includes a window with the following:
- the gatE gene encoding Glu-tRNA(Gln) amidotransferase subunit GatE: MTDKYNWEELGLKMGLEIHQQLNTKSKLFCSCPTELVDDDVDLKIKRNLRPTQSELGQIDRAALQESMRKLNFNYESFNKHTCLVETDDEPPHKLNREALNLAITISVLLNMHIVDEFHTMRKQVIDGSNTSGFQRTGLLATDGYLDTPYGRVKIETIGLEEDAARRIDTDDEFTEFRLDRLGIPLVEITTDPSMHHPKQVEEVAYMIGQVLRSTNVKRGLGTIRQDLNVSIAKGARVEIKGVQNLELMPEIVEREVERQIKLLEIRDELKKRNASVDERIYNLDEVLKDTESKILKSAKSIKAIVLKGFDGLIGVEVQKGRRFGTELSSYAKKRGVSGLFHTDELPAYGITQEEVDKVRKYLNTEPEDAVIIVAHDPDIAESALQEVIRRAKLAFTGVVEETRKSLDDGNTEYMRPLATANRMYLETDIPLFKITNDIVEPIKNNLPELPDVKKERFIKEYKLSEDLANQIVRRVLGDEFENILKETKVDPTIVASTLSSDLRDLRREGTDISSMTQERLIEVFKLLENDKISKDAIRELIEAMCKNPKKDAETVAKEENLSLLSEDAIKSIIKSIVDKNEKMVEERQMGAMGPLMGMSMKQLKGKADGSLVNKIVREEIQKRI; this comes from the coding sequence ATGACAGATAAATATAATTGGGAAGAATTAGGCCTTAAAATGGGACTTGAAATACATCAACAATTAAATACTAAATCAAAATTATTCTGTTCATGTCCTACTGAACTTGTTGATGATGATGTAGATTTAAAAATTAAAAGAAATTTAAGACCAACACAAAGTGAACTTGGTCAAATAGATAGAGCAGCACTTCAAGAATCAATGAGAAAATTAAATTTCAACTATGAATCATTTAATAAACATACTTGTCTTGTTGAAACTGATGATGAACCACCTCACAAATTAAATCGTGAAGCTCTTAACCTTGCAATAACTATTTCCGTACTTTTAAATATGCATATTGTTGATGAATTCCATACTATGAGAAAACAAGTTATTGATGGAAGTAATACAAGTGGTTTCCAAAGAACTGGTCTTCTTGCAACTGATGGATACCTTGATACACCATATGGAAGAGTAAAAATTGAAACCATTGGTCTTGAAGAAGATGCTGCAAGAAGAATAGACACTGATGATGAATTTACTGAATTTAGATTAGATAGACTTGGAATACCTCTTGTTGAAATAACAACAGATCCTTCAATGCATCATCCTAAACAAGTTGAAGAAGTAGCATATATGATTGGTCAAGTTTTAAGAAGTACTAATGTTAAAAGAGGACTTGGAACAATCAGACAAGATTTAAATGTTTCTATTGCAAAAGGTGCAAGAGTAGAAATTAAAGGTGTTCAAAATCTTGAATTAATGCCTGAAATTGTAGAAAGAGAAGTTGAAAGACAAATCAAACTTCTTGAAATTAGAGATGAACTTAAAAAACGTAATGCTTCAGTTGATGAAAGAATATATAATCTTGATGAAGTATTAAAAGATACTGAAAGTAAAATATTAAAATCAGCAAAATCTATTAAAGCAATTGTTTTAAAAGGATTTGATGGATTAATAGGTGTTGAAGTTCAAAAAGGTAGAAGATTCGGTACAGAACTTTCAAGTTATGCTAAAAAACGTGGAGTAAGTGGTTTATTCCATACTGATGAATTACCTGCATATGGTATTACACAAGAAGAAGTAGATAAAGTAAGAAAATACTTAAATACAGAACCTGAAGATGCAGTTATTATTGTAGCTCACGATCCAGATATTGCAGAATCTGCACTTCAAGAAGTTATTAGAAGAGCAAAACTTGCATTTACTGGCGTTGTTGAAGAAACTCGTAAATCATTAGATGATGGTAATACTGAATATATGAGACCTCTTGCTACAGCAAATAGGATGTATTTAGAAACAGATATTCCACTTTTCAAAATAACAAATGATATTGTTGAACCTATTAAAAACAATTTACCAGAACTTCCAGATGTTAAAAAAGAAAGATTCATCAAAGAATATAAATTAAGTGAAGATCTTGCAAACCAAATTGTAAGACGTGTTCTTGGTGATGAATTCGAAAATATTTTAAAAGAAACAAAAGTAGATCCAACTATTGTAGCATCAACATTAAGTTCTGATTTAAGAGATTTAAGAAGAGAAGGAACAGATATTAGTTCAATGACCCAAGAAAGACTTATTGAAGTATTTAAACTTCTTGAAAATGATAAAATCTCAAAAGATGCAATAAGAGAACTTATTGAAGCTATGTGTAAAAATCCTAAAAAAGATGCAGAAACAGTAGCAAAAGAAGAAAACTTAAGTTTACTTAGTGAAGATGCAATAAAAAGTATTATTAAATCAATTGTAGATAAAAATGAAAAAATGGTAGAAGAACGCCAAATGGGTGCTATGGGACCTTTAATGGGTATGAGTATGAAACAACTTAAAGGTAAAGCAGATGGAAGTCTTGTAAATAAAATAGTAAGAGAAGAAATACAAAAACGTATTTAG
- a CDS encoding DegT/DnrJ/EryC1/StrS family aminotransferase has protein sequence MDLKFKQPSNDTRKIKSEIALGRNPLNIDSYINLAEDKIKNITNHDYAHIVSSGNAAIFIGLSYLTGNVFIPDQGGWNGFKQISRFLNKPFETIKTNQGLIDIDELNNTLSQVDKSKINGLILTSFAAYTAEQDISEISKVCHDNNVILIEDVSGSIGDSKLANGKYSDIIVGSTGSPKILNVEDGGFISTNNNDVFENNKILLKSFKSSEITAGGIISELKNANYNLNKYIDACNYLKKNIDNVVHSNKRGINVFIHNDDPKHFSWNLKQKLVLDNHGMVTKCPNYNRLKEKGIALEIKNLDISSLKKENLNEIIETVKEYQ, from the coding sequence ATGGATTTAAAATTTAAACAACCATCAAATGATACAAGAAAAATTAAATCTGAAATTGCATTAGGTAGGAATCCTCTTAATATTGATTCATATATTAATCTTGCAGAGGATAAAATAAAAAACATCACGAATCATGATTATGCACATATTGTATCAAGTGGTAATGCAGCAATTTTTATAGGACTTTCATATTTAACTGGTAATGTGTTTATTCCAGATCAAGGTGGATGGAATGGATTTAAACAAATTTCAAGATTTTTAAATAAACCATTTGAAACAATTAAAACTAATCAAGGTTTAATTGATATTGATGAACTTAATAATACTTTAAGTCAAGTAGATAAATCTAAAATTAATGGTTTAATTTTAACTAGTTTTGCAGCATATACTGCAGAACAAGATATTTCAGAAATTTCAAAAGTTTGTCATGATAATAATGTAATTTTAATTGAAGATGTATCTGGTTCAATAGGAGATTCTAAACTTGCAAATGGTAAATATTCAGATATCATTGTAGGATCTACTGGTTCACCTAAGATTTTAAATGTTGAAGATGGTGGATTTATTTCAACTAATAATAATGATGTATTTGAAAATAATAAAATACTTTTAAAGTCATTTAAATCTAGTGAGATTACTGCAGGTGGAATTATAAGTGAACTTAAAAATGCTAATTATAATTTAAATAAATATATTGATGCTTGTAATTATCTCAAGAAAAACATTGATAATGTAGTTCATTCAAATAAAAGAGGAATTAATGTATTTATTCATAATGATGATCCAAAACATTTTTCATGGAACTTAAAACAAAAATTAGTTTTAGATAATCATGGTATGGTTACTAAATGTCCTAATTATAATAGACTTAAAGAAAAAGGAATAGCCCTTGAAATTAAAAATCTTGATATTTCTTCATTAAAAAAAGAGAATTTAAATGAAATTATTGAAACAGTTAAAGAATATCAGTAA
- a CDS encoding Nre family DNA repair protein: protein MKAGRQRTTKHAYLEKLTRDIKMKSVKVGKDLEGSTPPSVFIGRWSYPKVYAGPMMANQLGDTYIMDSPESWLDQNKTQNEILNYRMNLVRGKQLIDIKDLNNPYVEKLQDISLASKSTDAEANFLKKPRGAQLSQESMPHGPSGILEKFDIDAVRWDKQLEKSYYDTDLRATDAVMALHNKNVPFSAVQKAFSVGAFGIGKNRKLVPTRWSITACDSALADKLLKEVRYNPIIDTYRVYENEALNNYYAIILTPTEWQYEWTEGFYKVENNEELVFSDYETNEDKKEYSTVGGCYYTSKMVVLDALNKMKLQSGLIVLREAYTGYVPMGVFNVRENMREAMGKPYKEFEDLKSALVYVGKNFKIPLSRYIKIGTLLNEMLHTKQTTLDSYFKKSPKFQN from the coding sequence ATGAAAGCTGGAAGACAAAGAACAACAAAACATGCTTACCTTGAAAAACTTACAAGAGATATAAAAATGAAATCAGTAAAGGTAGGTAAAGACCTTGAAGGTAGTACACCTCCATCAGTATTTATAGGAAGATGGAGTTACCCTAAAGTATATGCTGGACCTATGATGGCAAATCAATTAGGTGACACTTATATTATGGATTCACCAGAGTCATGGTTAGATCAAAATAAAACTCAAAATGAAATATTAAATTATAGAATGAATCTTGTAAGAGGAAAACAATTAATTGATATTAAAGATTTAAACAACCCCTATGTTGAAAAACTACAAGATATTTCACTTGCATCTAAATCAACAGATGCAGAAGCAAATTTTCTAAAAAAACCAAGAGGTGCACAATTATCACAAGAATCAATGCCACATGGACCAAGTGGAATACTTGAAAAATTTGATATTGATGCAGTAAGATGGGATAAACAACTTGAAAAATCATATTATGATACAGATTTAAGAGCTACAGATGCAGTAATGGCATTACATAATAAAAATGTTCCATTTTCAGCTGTACAAAAAGCATTTTCAGTAGGTGCATTTGGTATTGGTAAAAATAGAAAATTAGTACCTACAAGATGGTCTATTACAGCATGTGATTCAGCACTTGCAGATAAACTATTAAAAGAAGTAAGATACAATCCAATTATTGATACTTATAGAGTATATGAAAATGAAGCATTAAATAATTATTATGCAATAATCTTAACTCCAACAGAATGGCAATATGAGTGGACTGAAGGATTTTATAAAGTTGAAAATAATGAAGAATTAGTTTTTTCAGATTATGAAACTAATGAAGATAAAAAAGAATACTCAACAGTAGGTGGATGTTATTATACAAGTAAAATGGTAGTTCTTGATGCATTAAATAAAATGAAATTACAATCTGGATTAATTGTATTAAGAGAAGCATATACAGGTTATGTTCCAATGGGTGTTTTTAATGTTCGTGAAAACATGAGAGAAGCTATGGGAAAACCATATAAAGAATTTGAAGATTTAAAATCTGCACTTGTATATGTAGGTAAAAACTTTAAAATTCCATTAAGTAGATACATTAAAATAGGAACTTTACTTAATGAAATGTTACATACAAAACAAACTACACTTGACTCATACTTTAAAAAAAGTCCAAAATTCCAAAACTAA
- the cgi121 gene encoding KEOPS complex subunit Cgi121, translating into MENITSNIKILGYTGEIDDVSKTLKDIDKIKDQCCDVGVIQLLNAHAIGGRRHVLQGTIEAIKAFQRDENLANDLGIELCLRISAQRQISKALDILGLHTGKMDICIVLIDCPDYFEDELNNMFTPNDEVFKPDIEYLSKIYNISDKQNDSIYIEDSLIDKTTSLIVDV; encoded by the coding sequence TTGGAGAATATTACAAGTAATATTAAGATTTTAGGATATACTGGAGAAATAGATGATGTATCTAAGACATTAAAAGATATTGATAAAATTAAAGATCAATGTTGTGATGTTGGAGTTATTCAATTATTAAATGCTCATGCTATTGGTGGTAGGCGACATGTTCTTCAGGGTACTATTGAAGCAATTAAAGCATTTCAGAGAGATGAAAACTTAGCTAATGATTTAGGTATTGAATTATGTCTTAGAATTTCAGCTCAAAGACAAATCTCAAAAGCTTTAGATATTTTAGGTTTACATACTGGTAAAATGGATATATGTATTGTCTTAATTGATTGTCCAGATTACTTTGAAGATGAATTAAATAATATGTTTACTCCAAATGATGAAGTATTTAAACCAGATATTGAATATTTATCAAAGATATATAATATTTCAGATAAACAGAATGACTCAATCTATATCGAAGATTCATTAATTGATAAAACTACAAGTTTAATTGTTGATGTATAA
- a CDS encoding zinc ribbon domain-containing protein, whose product MEGAKTKFCIYCGKEIPINTKKCPYCMQWQEQEENISRNHFINDYVSPEQEEKLKQREILRTRELEKEKEEKEFYNKLNNPQREYSNVLPLRREILLLIFGGDIYTIWWFYKNSTYLKNDYNRNINPGWRTLCFIIPIVNWFMYYYLLKDYKEILDKENIEGYSPIENTLLYIFIPVIGTFWTFCNVQESINQLWIKKQIDLPVRRNFTNGEIVFMIIMFIITIFIIASVIAYIIPIISLIAPY is encoded by the coding sequence ATGGAAGGTGCAAAAACAAAATTTTGTATTTATTGTGGTAAAGAAATCCCAATAAATACTAAAAAATGCCCTTACTGTATGCAATGGCAAGAACAAGAAGAAAATATTTCTAGAAACCATTTTATTAATGATTATGTATCACCAGAACAAGAAGAAAAATTAAAACAAAGAGAAATATTAAGAACTAGAGAACTTGAAAAAGAAAAAGAAGAAAAAGAATTCTATAATAAATTAAATAATCCTCAAAGAGAATACTCAAATGTATTACCTCTTAGAAGAGAAATTTTATTATTAATTTTTGGTGGTGACATATATACAATATGGTGGTTTTATAAAAATAGCACCTATTTAAAAAATGATTATAATAGAAATATTAACCCAGGATGGCGTACACTTTGTTTTATAATACCTATTGTTAACTGGTTTATGTATTATTACTTATTAAAAGATTATAAAGAAATTCTTGACAAAGAAAATATTGAAGGATACTCACCAATTGAAAATACTTTATTATACATTTTTATACCAGTAATAGGTACATTTTGGACATTTTGTAATGTACAAGAATCAATTAATCAATTATGGATTAAAAAACAAATAGATTTACCTGTTCGTAGAAACTTTACAAATGGAGAAATTGTATTTATGATAATTATGTTTATTATTACAATATTCATAATAGCATCAGTAATAGCATATATAATACCAATAATAAGTTTAATAGCTCCATATTAA
- the gatD gene encoding Glu-tRNA(Gln) amidotransferase subunit GatD, with protein sequence MTYKENSKKFLDEANITIGDTVKVSKEDVSYKGILLDRSEDAEDNYIVLKLNSGYNIGIEITNASIELIEHGDKPKIGYDETEIPHDDNKMDISIISTGGTVSSIIDYSTGAVHPAFTAGDLLKANPELIDLANYDVKALYNILSENMEPKYWVEAARSIADDINNGSQGVVIAHGTDTMHYTSAALSFILRTPVPIVVTGAQRSSDRPSTDTFLNLINSVGAAKSDIAEVTVCMHDSLNDDICALHSGVKVRKMHTSRRDTFRSIDGEPIAYLKDGEIQKTTRPYNKREECELKLYDNVEDKVALIKSYPGISQEIIDYYIDKGYKGLLIEGTGLGHVPEYMVPSLERAADEKIPCVMTSQCIYGRVNMNVYSTGRKLLDAHLISGEDMTPEVGYVKLCWALGQTDDVEEVRKIMETNIAGEINQRTSAKYFLN encoded by the coding sequence ATGACTTATAAAGAAAATTCAAAAAAATTTTTAGATGAAGCTAATATTACCATTGGTGATACAGTAAAAGTTTCAAAAGAAGATGTATCTTATAAAGGAATATTACTTGATAGATCAGAGGATGCAGAAGATAATTATATTGTTTTAAAATTAAATAGTGGATACAATATAGGTATTGAAATTACTAATGCATCAATAGAACTTATTGAACATGGAGATAAACCAAAAATAGGTTATGATGAAACAGAAATACCTCATGATGATAATAAAATGGATATTTCAATTATATCAACTGGAGGTACAGTTTCATCTATTATTGATTATAGTACTGGAGCAGTACACCCTGCATTTACTGCTGGAGATTTACTTAAAGCTAACCCAGAACTTATTGATCTTGCAAACTATGATGTTAAAGCATTATACAATATTTTAAGTGAGAACATGGAACCAAAATATTGGGTAGAAGCTGCAAGAAGTATTGCAGATGATATAAATAATGGTTCCCAAGGTGTAGTTATTGCTCATGGTACTGATACAATGCATTATACATCAGCTGCACTTAGTTTCATATTAAGAACACCTGTTCCAATAGTAGTTACTGGTGCACAAAGAAGTTCAGATAGACCTTCTACAGACACATTTTTAAACCTTATAAATTCAGTAGGTGCTGCTAAATCAGATATTGCAGAAGTTACTGTTTGTATGCATGATTCATTAAATGATGATATATGTGCATTACATAGTGGTGTAAAAGTAAGAAAAATGCATACTTCTAGAAGAGATACTTTCCGTAGTATTGATGGAGAACCAATTGCTTACTTAAAAGATGGAGAAATCCAAAAAACTACAAGACCATATAATAAAAGAGAGGAATGTGAACTTAAACTTTATGATAATGTTGAAGATAAAGTAGCACTCATTAAAAGTTATCCAGGAATCTCTCAAGAAATTATTGATTATTATATAGACAAAGGTTATAAAGGTCTTTTAATTGAAGGAACTGGTTTAGGTCATGTACCAGAATATATGGTTCCATCACTTGAAAGAGCAGCAGATGAAAAAATCCCTTGTGTTATGACATCACAGTGTATATATGGTAGAGTAAACATGAATGTTTACAGTACTGGTCGTAAATTATTAGATGCTCATCTTATATCTGGAGAAGATATGACTCCTGAAGTTGGATATGTAAAACTTTGTTGGGCATTAGGTCAAACTGATGATGTTGAAGAAGTAAGAAAAATAATGGAAACTAATATTGCAGGAGAAATTAATCAAAGAACCTCTGCAAAATACTTTTTAAATTAA
- a CDS encoding helix-turn-helix domain-containing protein, translating to MNEYNIDIGNRIKELRELYEISTKEMSEKLDIDEEKYIEYEDGKNDIPASLVYEIANIFNVDMGLLLTGEESRMAIFEVTRAGEGVSVNRRKEYKYENLCKKFINKKAEMFIVTVDPKEDAKPSFNSHPGQEFNYVLEGSLKLYINNNEITLYKGDCVFFDSTREHAMIALNNEEAKFLAVLM from the coding sequence ATGAATGAATACAATATCGATATTGGAAATAGAATTAAAGAACTTAGAGAACTTTACGAAATTTCAACTAAAGAAATGTCTGAGAAATTAGACATTGATGAAGAGAAATATATTGAATATGAAGATGGAAAAAATGATATTCCTGCAAGTTTAGTATATGAAATTGCAAATATTTTTAATGTTGATATGGGATTACTTTTAACTGGAGAAGAAAGTAGAATGGCTATCTTTGAAGTTACTCGCGCTGGTGAAGGTGTTTCAGTTAATAGAAGAAAAGAATATAAATATGAAAATTTATGTAAGAAATTTATAAATAAAAAAGCTGAAATGTTTATAGTAACTGTTGATCCAAAAGAAGATGCAAAACCTAGTTTTAACTCACATCCTGGACAAGAATTCAATTATGTCCTTGAAGGTTCATTAAAACTTTACATTAATAATAATGAAATAACCTTATACAAAGGAGATTGTGTTTTCTTTGATTCAACTAGAGAACATGCAATGATTGCATTAAACAATGAAGAAGCTAAATTTTTAGCTGTACTTATGTAA
- the guaA gene encoding glutamine-hydrolyzing GMP synthase has protein sequence MWTPKGFIDEAIEKVKDEIKDEKAVIALSGGVDSSVCSVLVGEAIGDNLTAIFVDHGLLRKGEAEQVVNTFKDRLNFIYVDASDEFLEALEGVIDPEEKRKIIGKKFIDVFEREAAKIDAKYLIQGTIAPDWIESQGKIKSHHNLALPSGMVLEVVEPIRELYKDEVREIGEELGLPDAIVHRQPFPGPGLAVRVIGELTREKIKVCQNADAIVREEVEKSGFDKQLWQYFAALTNTRVTGVKGDQRDFGYLVVVRMVASIDAMTAYVPEIPWELIRTISKRITSEVSEVTHVSLSISDKPPATIEFA, from the coding sequence ATGTGGACCCCTAAAGGTTTTATAGATGAAGCAATTGAAAAAGTAAAAGATGAAATTAAAGATGAAAAAGCAGTAATTGCATTATCTGGTGGTGTTGACAGTTCTGTATGTTCTGTTCTTGTTGGTGAAGCTATTGGAGATAATTTAACTGCTATCTTTGTAGATCATGGACTTTTAAGAAAAGGTGAAGCTGAACAAGTTGTAAATACATTTAAAGATAGATTAAATTTTATTTATGTTGATGCATCAGATGAATTCTTAGAAGCTCTTGAAGGTGTAATAGATCCTGAAGAAAAAAGAAAAATCATTGGTAAAAAATTTATTGATGTTTTTGAAAGAGAAGCTGCAAAAATTGATGCTAAATATTTAATTCAAGGAACTATTGCTCCTGATTGGATTGAAAGTCAAGGAAAAATTAAATCCCACCATAATCTTGCACTTCCAAGTGGTATGGTCTTAGAAGTAGTTGAACCTATTCGTGAATTATACAAAGATGAAGTAAGAGAAATTGGTGAAGAATTAGGACTTCCTGATGCTATTGTACATCGTCAACCATTCCCAGGTCCAGGTCTTGCAGTAAGAGTTATTGGAGAACTTACAAGAGAAAAAATTAAAGTATGTCAAAATGCTGATGCAATTGTACGTGAAGAAGTTGAAAAATCAGGCTTTGATAAACAATTATGGCAATACTTTGCAGCTTTAACTAATACAAGAGTTACTGGTGTAAAAGGAGATCAAAGAGACTTTGGTTACCTTGTTGTTGTAAGGATGGTTGCATCTATAGATGCTATGACTGCATATGTACCTGAAATTCCATGGGAACTTATTAGAACAATATCAAAAAGAATAACATCAGAAGTTTCTGAAGTAACACATGTATCTCTTTCAATAAGTGATAAACCACCTGCAACTATTGAATTTGCTTAA
- a CDS encoding AMP-binding protein produces MTSLIGKYVNRVEYDSYDDFAENFKFEIPENFNFGFDIVDKYAEISPNKKALIWCDDNEEKVFTFKDIKKESNKVANFLKSIGIKKGDAVLLTLKNRYEWWYTMVALHKIGAIAISATHMLRLHDIKYRLNSADIKAIITIDEDNLIEDYMTAEKELNMDIIKILVRDEDCEGWYNLHKEMANQYDTFKRPKGNEATTIHDPLVMYFSSGTSGEPKMIKHNCAYPIGDIVTAKYWHEVVEDGIHHTTADTGWIKAVWGNLYGQWICGAAVFIYDYVRFNALDLIKKITEHHVNTFCAPPTIYRFLIKEDLSDIDFSCIKHASTAGESLPPEVFNKFKEKTGLEIKEAFGQTETVISIGTFKWLKPKLGSVGKPNPAFKITLLDENDKPVEIGEEGEICFDLNRENIGLFDEYYRNPKRNHEKRYGGYYHCGDKAWIDEDGYYHFVGRNDDVIKSSGYRIGPYEVESAVISHPAVVECAITGYPHEIRGQLVKATIVLANGYEPSDELIKDIQNHVKKVTAPYKYPRMIEFVDELPKTVNGKIIRKKIREDDLKKYKSEQEAKK; encoded by the coding sequence ATGACATCACTTATAGGCAAATATGTAAATAGAGTAGAATATGATTCCTATGATGACTTTGCAGAAAATTTTAAATTTGAAATACCAGAAAACTTTAATTTTGGTTTTGATATTGTAGATAAATATGCAGAGATAAGTCCAAATAAAAAAGCACTAATATGGTGTGATGATAACGAGGAAAAAGTATTCACATTTAAAGATATAAAAAAAGAGTCAAATAAAGTTGCTAATTTTTTAAAAAGTATAGGAATTAAAAAAGGAGATGCTGTTTTACTTACTTTAAAAAATAGGTATGAATGGTGGTATACTATGGTAGCACTTCATAAAATAGGTGCTATCGCAATTTCTGCAACACATATGCTAAGACTTCATGATATAAAATATAGATTAAATAGTGCAGATATTAAAGCAATCATAACTATTGATGAAGATAACCTTATTGAAGATTATATGACTGCTGAGAAAGAATTGAATATGGATATTATTAAAATTCTTGTAAGAGATGAAGATTGTGAAGGTTGGTATAATCTCCATAAAGAAATGGCTAATCAATATGATACTTTTAAAAGACCAAAAGGAAATGAAGCAACAACTATACATGATCCATTAGTAATGTACTTCTCATCAGGTACTAGTGGAGAACCTAAAATGATTAAACATAACTGTGCTTATCCAATTGGAGATATTGTAACTGCTAAATATTGGCATGAAGTTGTTGAAGATGGAATACATCATACAACTGCAGATACAGGATGGATTAAAGCAGTATGGGGAAACCTTTATGGCCAATGGATTTGTGGAGCTGCAGTATTTATTTATGATTATGTGAGATTTAATGCACTTGATTTAATTAAAAAAATCACAGAACATCATGTAAATACATTCTGTGCACCACCAACAATTTACAGATTCCTTATTAAAGAAGATTTATCTGACATTGACTTTTCATGTATTAAACATGCTTCTACTGCAGGAGAATCATTACCTCCAGAAGTATTTAATAAATTTAAAGAAAAAACTGGTTTAGAAATTAAAGAAGCATTTGGTCAGACAGAAACTGTTATTAGTATTGGTACATTTAAATGGTTAAAACCAAAATTAGGATCAGTTGGTAAACCAAATCCAGCATTTAAAATAACTCTCCTAGATGAAAATGATAAACCTGTAGAAATTGGTGAAGAAGGAGAAATATGTTTTGATTTAAATCGTGAAAATATTGGATTATTTGATGAATATTACCGTAACCCAAAAAGGAATCATGAAAAAAGATATGGTGGATATTACCATTGTGGAGATAAAGCCTGGATAGATGAAGATGGTTATTATCATTTTGTAGGTAGAAATGATGATGTTATTAAAAGTTCAGGTTATCGTATTGGACCATATGAAGTAGAAAGTGCAGTAATTTCACATCCAGCAGTTGTTGAATGTGCTATTACAGGTTATCCACATGAAATTAGAGGCCAACTTGTAAAAGCTACTATTGTTCTTGCAAATGGTTATGAACCTAGTGATGAATTAATAAAAGACATTCAAAATCATGTTAAAAAAGTTACAGCACCATACAAATATCCGCGTATGATTGAATTTGTTGATGAACTTCCAAAAACAGTTAATGGTAAAATTATAAGAAAAAAAATACGTGAAGATGACCTTAAAAAATATAAATCAGAACAAGAAGCTAAAAAATAA
- a CDS encoding GMP synthase subunit A: MKILIINNKGQYNHRIQRSLQNLDIPCELVPNHLTVEEIKEKEPMGLILGGGPSITMSGNSLDYIGEIDVPILGICLGHQLIAQKFGGDVETSKTESYAQVEINITNEEELLKGLAPKMDVWTSHKDEVKKLPENFKILASSDICDIEAMKHNTKDIYGIQFHPEVHTTPKGDIVFQNFYEICKNNLNK, encoded by the coding sequence ATGAAAATTCTAATTATAAATAATAAAGGTCAATATAATCATAGAATTCAAAGAAGTTTACAAAATTTAGATATACCCTGTGAACTTGTTCCTAATCATTTAACTGTTGAAGAAATTAAAGAAAAAGAACCAATGGGATTAATATTAGGTGGAGGACCATCAATTACAATGAGTGGTAATAGTCTTGATTACATTGGCGAGATAGATGTTCCAATTTTAGGTATTTGTTTAGGTCATCAACTTATAGCTCAAAAATTTGGTGGAGATGTTGAAACATCAAAAACTGAAAGTTATGCACAAGTTGAAATTAATATTACTAATGAAGAAGAACTTCTTAAAGGTTTAGCACCAAAAATGGATGTTTGGACATCACATAAAGATGAAGTTAAAAAATTACCTGAAAACTTTAAAATCTTAGCAAGTTCAGATATTTGTGATATTGAAGCTATGAAACATAATACAAAAGATATTTATGGAATTCAATTCCACCCAGAAGTTCATACTACTCCTAAAGGAGATATAGTATTCCAAAACTTCTATGAAATTTGTAAAAATAATTTAAATAAATAA